CTGCTTGAAGCACAGTCCACCACCGAGCGCGAAATGAAACGCGCCGGTTACCCTAAGTAAACAGGACTTCTTTATGAACCGACTCGAAGGTAAAAGCGCGCTGATCACCGGATCGGCGCGCGGTATCGGCCGCGCCTTTGCCCAGGCTTACATTGCCGAGGGCGCAACGGTTGCCATTGCTGATATCAACCTGCAACGCGCCCAGGCCACAGCGGCCGAGCTGGGCCCACAGGCTTACGCGGTAGCGATGGACGTCACCGACCAAGCCTCCATCGACGCTGCGATTGCCGCCGTGGTAGCCCAGGTCGGCAAGCTCGATATCCTGATCAACAACGCCGCGCTGTTCGACTTGGCGCCCATCGTCGATATCAGCCGTGACAGCTTTGAGCGGCTGTTCTCGATCAACGTCGCCGGCACGCTGTTCACCTTGCAGGCGGCGGCCAAGCAGATGATCAGCCAGGGCCACGGCGGCAAGATCATCAACATGGCCAGTCAGGCCGGGCGGCGCGGCGAGCCGCTGGTGGCGGTGTATTGCGCGACCAAGGCGGCAGTGATCAGCCTTACGCAGTCGGCGGGCTTGAACCTGATCAAGCAAGGCATCAACGTCAATGCCATCGCGCCGGGTGTGGTCGACGGCGAGCATTGGGATGGCGTGGATGCGCTGTTTGCCAAGCATGAAGGGCTGGCGCCTGGCGAGAAGAAGCAACGGGTTGGCGCCGAAGTGCCGTTCGGGCGCATGGGCACGGCCGAGGATTTGACCGGCATGGCGATTTTTTTGGCCTCCAAAGATGCCGATTACATCGTGGCCCAGACCTACAACGTCGACGGCGGCAACTGGATGAACTAGATCCGTACATCAATCAAAAATGTGGGAGCGGGCTTGCTCGCGAAAGCGGTGTGTCAGTCAATGCATTCAGCAACTGATACACCGCATTCGCGAGCAAGCCCGCTCCCACATTGGATCTCCATAAGGCTTGAATGCGAGGTCAGTCAGCAATGCTGTGCTCAAAAAAGTAAACAAAGTGTTTGTGGAGGTAGCAGTCCCTCATGTCTACTTTTACCTGCACCACACAGGAGTGCCGCCATGCCCCTTCCGAAAACCACCTTAGCCTCATTCGACGTCGACCCTCAAAAGAGTTTCACGCCGTTGTGCCCCAATGAACTGCCGGTGGCTGGCGGTGACCAGATCGGTGCCGAACTCAACTATATGGCCAGTCTTGCCGCTTACCGTATCGGCAGCAAAGACGCGCATACCCCGCACGCCCCGTGGGTGGTCACGCAACCCGGCGACATGCTGAAACCCACCGGCCTTGAGCATGCCGACCTTACCTGGCTCAGCCATTGTGTGCCGGGCACTGAAGGCTTCACCTTGCTCGACGAATTACCCACCCCGTATGACTACGACTACTTCATCTGGAAGGGCGTCGAACCCGACCTGCATCCCTATGGCGCCTGTTACCACGACCTGCACGACAAGCTGTCCACCGGGGTTATCGAGTACCTCAAGGCCCAAGGCGTGCGCCGCGTGATCGTGGGCGGCCTGGCCCTGGACTTCTGCGTCAAGACCACCGCCATGCAATTGCTCAGGGCTGGCCTGGAAGTGATTCTGCACCTGCCGGCGTGCCGAGGCATCAGCGAGGAGGGGGGTGCGGCGGCGGTAACGGACTTGCTGAATGCCGGTGCAGCGATCAGCCGTAGCCGCGAAGAACTCGCTGCGATGGCGGCGCGTTAAGGCACATAGGTATCAGCCAAGATCTGCTTTCCTGTGGGAGCCGATGATTCGCGGCTAGGCCGGTAACGTTGCGCGCAAAAAAACGAGACGCGTCCGACATCACTCATTGGGAGTTACTGATTACTCTCACGCTTTTGCACGAGCGGCCTTGACGGGCCGGGGAGCACTGTAGCGTGAGGGAGTCAACTGCAAACCGTTTTGCCCGGTGCCTGCCTGAATTTATGCTTATGGTCGGTGTGAGCCTGCTTTCAGGCGCAGCCGCCACCTTCCTGGCAAGCACCACCTATTTGCGCCGCCTTGGCCCGGCGATGCAAACCGGATGTAGCGTTGCTCTGTTGCTGGGCTTGATGATTTTTTCTGGCCTTGGCCATTGGATGCTGGCACGCGGGCGCGTTGCTTCCACTGGATGGCAGACGGGCTATTTTGCCCTGTGCTTGATAGTGGTGACTCCGACCATTCAATACCGGCCCCACGCGCTGGCTTACCTGTTGGGGGTTGCGTTGCCACTGCTGGGAATACTTCTGTTAAACACTTACCGCTATCACGACATGCGACTGAAATTGGCAAACATTCACTGCCAGTAGCTCCCGCGCCGTCACGCGGGAGCATGCCACGCCTACCCGCTAGCGCTCGATCGAGCGACTCCACCGCGCATTCCACTCCGGCCGCGCCTGATTCACCTGGTCCCAATCAATCGAAATCGCTGTTTGCAAGTACCCCTGCATCGCCTCCACCCGCGCGCGGGTTTTGTCGGTGGTCGGCGTGGTCGGGTTCGAGGGTATCTGGTCACCTTCTTCCAGCGCGGGTGCCTGGGCCTCGGCGGTCAGCAGGTAGGCCGCAAGTTTCTGCGCCAGTTCCGGCTGGTCGTTACGCGCAATCACGCATTCGGCCACATTGAGCACTACCGCACCCTCTTTGGGCTGTGCGTATTCCATCGGGATGCCAAGCAATTTTTGCGTAGTGACCTGGGTTGGGGTGAGTGGGAAGATCGCCGCTTCGTCGGTCTGCACCATCTCGGAGATCTTCGCGGAGCTGGCGATGTATTCCAGCACGTTAGGGCCGATGGTTTTCGGCCAGGCCTTGAAGCCCGGCTCCACGTTGGTTTCGGAGCCGCCCTGGATGCGGTTGAACATCAAGAAGCCGTGCAGGCCGAAGGTGGAGGAGGCCAGCGACTGGAACACCACTTTGTCTTTGAATCGCGGATCGGCCAGGTCCATCCATGAGGTGGGCGCGGCCCAGCCTTTTTCCTTGAACATTTTGGCGTTGTAGCCCAGGCCCGTGACGCCCAGGGTCACGGCGACGGCTTCGTCCTTGATCTTCGCCTTGGCCGGGATCTGGTCCAGGGTCGGGTTGGGTGTGAGTTTGTCGCACAGGCCCATGGAAATGGCGCGGTACATGATGCCGTCGTCGAGGAACATCACGTGCATCTGTGGGTTGTCTTTATTGGCCTGGACCTTGGCGAGTATGTCCGACGAGGTGCCGGGCACGATCACCACCTTGACGTTATTGGCCTTCTCGAACGCGGGCAGCACCTTGTCGGCGTACACCCGTTCCATGGTGCCGCCGTTCATGCCAAGGTACAGCGTCGGTGCGGCATGGGCGGTGGCGGTGAGCAAGACGAGGGGCAAGCAGGACAGCGCGATACGTGGGTTCATGGATGTTTTTCCTCTCAGGCTTGGAAACGACGAATGGAAAACGCTTCGATGGGTTGGCGGCTGGCGCCTGTGCAGACGAGCTCTGCCAGGGCTTCACCGACGGCGGGGCCGAGCTGGAACCCGGCGCCGGCAAAGCCGAAACCGTGGAGCAGGCCAGGTTGGGTGCTGCTGGGGCCGATCACCGGTTCATGATCGGGTAAGTAACCTTCGGTGCCGCTCCAGGTACGAATCGCCTGGGCTCCCTTGAGAAACGGGTACAGCTCGCCGGCATTGCGCAGAATCTCCAATACCGCCGCTTGCCCGGGGCGCGCCGTCAGCGGGCCAAGGGCAAAACCACGGCCGCCGCCGAGGATGCAGTTGCCACGGGCGACTTGGCGCGCATAAATCCCGCCGCCTTCAACGCCGGTGCTCACGTTCATCACTACCGGCAACGGCTCGGTCACCAGCATCGCCGGGTGCGCCGCGGTGATTGGCACCGGCTCGCCGAATTGCGCGGCGAGCGTGCCGGCCCAGGCGCCGGCGCAGTTCAGCAACCACGGCGCTTGCAGGTGCAGGCCATTGGCGCAGCGCACCTGGAAGCACTGGCCGTCATGTTCGATCTGAGTCACTTCGGCCTGCTCGTGCACCGCCGCGCCAAAGCGCTGCGCCGCACGGGCGAAGGCGGGCGACACCAGACGCGGGTTGGCATGCCCGTCCTCCGGGCACAGCGAGGCGCCCACCGCGATGTCGCCCACCCACGGGAAGCGCGCGCGCAGCTCGGTGTAGTCCAGTAGCTGCAAGCCCAGGCCAAAACCACGGGTCTGTTCGGCATAGGCTTGCAGCGCGGCGAAATCCGCATGGCTGCGCGCCAGTTTCAAATGCCCGGAGCGCACGTACTCGCCGTCGATGCCGATCAACCCCGGCAAGTCGGCCCACAGCTCATGGGCGCGTTGTGAGAGGGGCAGTTGATGCAAGGGGCGGCCTTGGCGGCGCACACCGCCGTAATTCACGCCGCTGGAGTGCGAGCCACAAAAGTCCCGCTCCACCAAGGCCACATGCTGGCCTTTCTGCGCGAGCATCAAGGCTGCCGAGGCGCCGACGATGCCGCCGCCCAACACGATTACGTCGATCATGGCCGCACCTGCACGCCAAACGGCAGCGGTTTGATCGGTGCCTGGCCACGCAAACGGCCGACATTTTCAATCGCGCGACCACTGCGCTCGGCCACAATCTCTGCTGCCGCCAGCCCGCACATGCGGCCCTGGCAGCGGCCCATGCCGACGCGGCAATGGGCTTTGACCCGGTTGATTTCCCAGTGGCCTTCATCGACGACGGCGCGCACGTCGCCAACGCTGACTTCTTCGCAGCGGCACAGGATTAACTCATCCGGCGCCTGTGCGGCCCATTGCTCAGGGAACGGGAATGCGGTTTCCAGGCCATGGCGAAAGCGCAGGATGCCCGCCAGTTGCTGCTCAAGCACCGCAGCGCGAAGCGGATCAATGGCGATGCCTGAATCTTCCAGTACCGCCAACGCTGCACGTTCACCGGCCATCTGCGCGGCATCGGCGCCCATGATCCCGGCACCATCGCCGGCCAGGTACACGCTGCTTACGCTGCTACGCCCGGCATTGTCGCGCTGTGGCAGCCATGCGCGGTTCAGAGGGTTCCAGGCAAATTCACAGCCGAGCAAATCCGCCAGTTGCGTCTCGCTGCGCAGCGCATGGGCGAACGCCACGGCATCGCATTCCAATACGTGCTTGCCCCAGCGGATGCCACGCACCCGTTGCTCGCCGTCGATCTGCTGGAGCGTCGCGCCCTGATGCACAGGAACCCCATGGGCGGTGAGCCAGGCACGGTAATAAATGCCTTTGGCCAAGGTTACCGGTTGCCCCAGCAGCGCCGGCAAAGCACGGCACTGGGCATTGAACGGCGCGCTGTCGAGCACCGCCACCACCTTGGCCCCGGCCTTGGCGTATTGATAGGCGACCAGATACAGCAACGGCCCGCTGCCACACAACGCCACGCGCTCACCAATGGCACAACCCTGATATTTCAACGCGATTTGCGCAGCGCCAAGGCTATAGACACCGGGCAAGGTCCAGCCCGGCACTGGCAGAATGCGGTCGGTGGCGCCGGTGGCGACGATAATCTGCGCGTACTCCACGCTGTCGGCGTGGCCGTTACTCAACATATCCAGGCGACCGTCCTCGGCGTTCCACACCAGGG
The window above is part of the Pseudomonas sp. KBS0710 genome. Proteins encoded here:
- a CDS encoding nicotinamidase; translation: MPLPKTTLASFDVDPQKSFTPLCPNELPVAGGDQIGAELNYMASLAAYRIGSKDAHTPHAPWVVTQPGDMLKPTGLEHADLTWLSHCVPGTEGFTLLDELPTPYDYDYFIWKGVEPDLHPYGACYHDLHDKLSTGVIEYLKAQGVRRVIVGGLALDFCVKTTAMQLLRAGLEVILHLPACRGISEEGGAAAVTDLLNAGAAISRSREELAAMAAR
- a CDS encoding FAD-binding oxidoreductase gives rise to the protein MIDVIVLGGGIVGASAALMLAQKGQHVALVERDFCGSHSSGVNYGGVRRQGRPLHQLPLSQRAHELWADLPGLIGIDGEYVRSGHLKLARSHADFAALQAYAEQTRGFGLGLQLLDYTELRARFPWVGDIAVGASLCPEDGHANPRLVSPAFARAAQRFGAAVHEQAEVTQIEHDGQCFQVRCANGLHLQAPWLLNCAGAWAGTLAAQFGEPVPITAAHPAMLVTEPLPVVMNVSTGVEGGGIYARQVARGNCILGGGRGFALGPLTARPGQAAVLEILRNAGELYPFLKGAQAIRTWSGTEGYLPDHEPVIGPSSTQPGLLHGFGFAGAGFQLGPAVGEALAELVCTGASRQPIEAFSIRRFQA
- a CDS encoding ABC transporter substrate-binding protein, with amino-acid sequence MNPRIALSCLPLVLLTATAHAAPTLYLGMNGGTMERVYADKVLPAFEKANNVKVVIVPGTSSDILAKVQANKDNPQMHVMFLDDGIMYRAISMGLCDKLTPNPTLDQIPAKAKIKDEAVAVTLGVTGLGYNAKMFKEKGWAAPTSWMDLADPRFKDKVVFQSLASSTFGLHGFLMFNRIQGGSETNVEPGFKAWPKTIGPNVLEYIASSAKISEMVQTDEAAIFPLTPTQVTTQKLLGIPMEYAQPKEGAVVLNVAECVIARNDQPELAQKLAAYLLTAEAQAPALEEGDQIPSNPTTPTTDKTRARVEAMQGYLQTAISIDWDQVNQARPEWNARWSRSIER
- a CDS encoding L-iditol 2-dehydrogenase codes for the protein MNRLEGKSALITGSARGIGRAFAQAYIAEGATVAIADINLQRAQATAAELGPQAYAVAMDVTDQASIDAAIAAVVAQVGKLDILINNAALFDLAPIVDISRDSFERLFSINVAGTLFTLQAAAKQMISQGHGGKIINMASQAGRRGEPLVAVYCATKAAVISLTQSAGLNLIKQGINVNAIAPGVVDGEHWDGVDALFAKHEGLAPGEKKQRVGAEVPFGRMGTAEDLTGMAIFLASKDADYIVAQTYNVDGGNWMN
- a CDS encoding NAD(P)/FAD-dependent oxidoreductase; amino-acid sequence: MKPIVIVGAGPAGISAARTLLNHGVKPCLVDESLRGGGQIYRRQPANFQRSAKQLYGFEAGKATAVHRTLDELAPLIDYRPETLVWNAEDGRLDMLSNGHADSVEYAQIIVATGATDRILPVPGWTLPGVYSLGAAQIALKYQGCAIGERVALCGSGPLLYLVAYQYAKAGAKVVAVLDSAPFNAQCRALPALLGQPVTLAKGIYYRAWLTAHGVPVHQGATLQQIDGEQRVRGIRWGKHVLECDAVAFAHALRSETQLADLLGCEFAWNPLNRAWLPQRDNAGRSSVSSVYLAGDGAGIMGADAAQMAGERAALAVLEDSGIAIDPLRAAVLEQQLAGILRFRHGLETAFPFPEQWAAQAPDELILCRCEEVSVGDVRAVVDEGHWEINRVKAHCRVGMGRCQGRMCGLAAAEIVAERSGRAIENVGRLRGQAPIKPLPFGVQVRP